The Cydia splendana chromosome 8, ilCydSple1.2, whole genome shotgun sequence genome contains a region encoding:
- the LOC134793051 gene encoding organic cation transporter protein: protein MDTVYDRALSEVGDNGLFQKKFDLVYNIVLPFFWMMSYNNLLFVLAIIPHSCELPEKPTNVSELAWKSKYIPTFKDAVGRSKFNDCSIYVNPDLNNETRSCVKYAYDKTWYESTVASDNNWVCDDELYVANVFSISRFGEIAGALIFGWFGDVYGRRMTYIISLALIVVGRIVSLLGSNSFIFFVSGALVTCLSTWTVVQSSYVISMEMSAPDRRAIVTTLRNTSLSLGMCVLPLLYWWLRDWKILMSITTSSQLLFMFFSWNIIESPRWSWISGKIDDCIVHLQRIAVTNKTTLSPDIENEIRRTPPIGKIQSLGVFALFTHWRLAINTILQLVISLIVTLTYTILLFTPGEKSDGNPFLEASWQAFAEFPGYFLGALLAERIGRRYTGAISFSISALMWAIVTIRENNSNGWIQSHWIGTSLFFINRLFITSTYYTISMFNMELYPTCLRQSGISLGNVISSGGAAIAPYVLYLGRHVDSRWPGLLLAGVSLVGVTCCLLLPETLNAKLPETIEDAQNFGKKYSLLSKLTLRKQEDITVQ, encoded by the exons ATGGATACTGTTTACGATCGTGCATTATCAGAAGTTGGGGACAATGGTCTATTTCAAAAAAAGTTTGACTTGGTTTATAATATAGTACTTCCGTTTTTTTGGATGATGTCGTATAATAACTTATTATTTGTTCTGGCTATTATTCCACATTCTTGTGAGCTTCCAGAAAAACCTACAAATGTGAGTGAACTTGCATGGAAATCGAAATACATACCCAC GTTTAAGGACGCAGTAGGAAGAAGCAAATTCAATGATTGTTCAATTTACGTTAATCCTGACCTAAACAATGAAACGAGAA GTTGTGTTAAATATGCATATGATAAAACTTGGTATGAATCCACGGTAGCTTCCGATAATAATTGGGTTTGTGATGATGAGCTCTATGTGGCAAATGTTTTCTCAATCAGCAGATTTGGAGAAATAGCTGGAGCTCTGATTTTCGGTTGGTTTGGAGACGT atacggACGTCGAATGACTTATATAATTTCCTTGGCTTTAATCGTTGTTGGAAGGATTGTCTCGCTTTTGGGAAGTAACTCTTTCATTTTCTTTGTAAGTGGCGCTCTGGTCACATGCTTATCAACATGGACAGTTGTGCAAAGTTCATATGTAATATCTATGGAAATGTCAGCACCAGATCGACGCGCCATAGTCACCACTCTTCGAAATACATCGCTAAGTTTAGGCATGTGCGTGCTGCCGTTATTGTATTGGTGGCTTAGAGACTGGAAAATATTAATGTCTATTACCACGTCGTCGCAAttactttttatgtttttttcttg GAACATTATAGAATCTCCTCGGTGGTCATGGATTTCGGGAAAAATAGATGATTGTATTGTCCATCTTCAGCGGATTGCTGTTACGAATAAGACTACGTTAAGTCCTGACATTGAGAACGAAATACGAAGAACGCCACCAATTGGGAAAATTCAGTCACTAGGCGTGTTCGCTCTGTTTACTCATTGGAGGCTGGCTATTAATACCATTTTACAATTAGTTATATC ATTGATTGTAACCTTAACGTACACAATTCTTCTTTTCACCCCCGGTGAGAAGTCCGACGGCAACCCGTTTTTGGAAGCCTCTTGGCAAGCTTTTGCAGAATTTCCTGGATACTTTCTAGGCGCCTTGCTGGCAGAGCGTATTGGGCGCCGTTACACGGGTGCCATTTCCTTTAGCATTTCGGCTCTTATGTGGGCCATAGTCACAATTCGCGAAAATA ATTCAAATGGATGGATCCAAAGTCATTGGATTGGaacttcattattttttataaaccgGTTATTTATTACATCTACGTATTACACTATTAGTATGTTTAATATGGAATTGTACCCTACGTGTCTGAGGCAATCTGGGATTTCATTGGGAAATGTTATATCTAGTGGAGGCGCAGCTATTGCGCCGTACGTTTTATACTTG GGACGCCACGTAGACTCAAGGTGGCCAGGATTACTTTTAGCTGGAGTATCTTTAGTTGGAGTTACTTGTTGTCTACTGCTTCCAGAAACCTTAAACGCTAAACTTCCAGAAACTATTGAAGACGCgcaaaattttggaaaaaaatactCCCTGTTATCAAAACTGACATTGAGAAAGCAAGAAGATAttactgttcaataa
- the LOC134792890 gene encoding INO80 complex subunit B, producing the protein MVRRLREQSTTEDEIVIDTPPQKKHKKHKHKKHKKRKLENDFDSDTSIDVSYEDVMDKSFKSKIKIGRDLPGTSAADLLKAQTMKSSSDSRKSMPGSSSSTPPKVVPKKKKKGRDSGTSSEEERWLDAIKSGKLEEVDEELKKIKPKDPKMMTARQRAMYERGTDKDTSPGGEVLLALPSGYKEKVMTAEAIQKAAIKSQKRKQLADEKREKDKKKTMDRLLKKQDSKNLKNSQKGKPAKSKEPMIMYKNNATEISLSLPPGLPFPLEAMPPREPPKPIRCGAEGCENIKKYNCSKTGVPLCSLECYKRNLTIIAI; encoded by the exons atGGTACGTAGATTACGCGAACAAAGTACTACTGAAGATGAAATCGTTATAG ATACACCGCCGCAGAAAAAGCATAAAAAGCACAAGCATAAGAAGCACAAGAAAAGAAAACTTGAAAATGATTTCGACAGTGATACATCAATTGACGTCTCATACGAAGATGTTATGGACAAGTCTTTTAAGTCTAAAATTAAGATCGGTAGAGACCTTCCGGGAACATCCGCTGCAGATTTGCTAAAAGCACAAACCATGAAGTCATCTTCTGACTCAAGAAAATCCATGCCAGGATCATCTTCAAGTACTCCACCTAAAGTGgttcctaaaaagaaaaaaaaaggcaGGGATAGCGGGACATCGAGTGAGGAGGAACGATGGCTAGATGCTATTAAATCGGGAAAACTAGAGGAG GTTGATGAGGAACTGAAGAAAATCAAACCAAAAGACCCAAAAATGATGACCGCTAGACAGAGGGCTATGTATGAACGGGGGACAGACAAAGACACCAGTCCAGGAGGTGAAGTGCTGCTCGCACTGCCCTCCGGTTACAAGGAGAAGGTCATGACCGCAGAGGCCATACAAAAGGCAGCCATCAAATCCCAAAAGCGCAAGCAACTAGCTGATGAAAAACGTGAAAaggataaaaagaaaacaatGGATCGCCTACTTAAAAAGCAGGACTCCAAAAACCTGAAAAATTCACAAAAAGGAAAGCCTGCTAAGAGTAAAGAGCCCATgataatgtataaaaataatgcaACAGAAATATCATTGTCTTTGCCGCCTGGTCTACCTTTTCCACTTGAAGCGATGCCTCCAAGGGAGCCACCTAAACCCATCAGGTGTGGAGCCGAGGGGTGTGAGAACATCAAGAAATATAATTGTTCTAAAACTGGAGTTCCATTATGCAGCTTGGAATGTTACAAAAGAAATCTTACCATTATAGCTATTTAA
- the LOC134792888 gene encoding BTB/POZ domain-containing adapter for CUL3-mediated RhoA degradation protein 3: protein MSGDHKTLIKGSPSQYVKLNVGGTLFYTTIGTLTKSDNMLRTMFSGRMEVLTDSEGWILIDRCGKHFGTILNYLRDGTVALPDSYREIMELLAEAKYFLIEELTESCQQALQKKEREAEPICRVPLITSHKEEQLLIMSTSKPVVKLLINRHNNKYSYTNTSDDNLLKNIELFDKLSLRFSGRVLFIKDVIGSNEICCWSFFGHGKKCAEVCCTSIVYATDKKHTKVEFPEARIYEESLGILLYESRNGPDQDLIQATSSRGAVGGLSCTSDEEEERSGLARLRSNKQNNQS from the exons ATGTCGGGTGACCACAAAACCTTGATAAAAGGGAGCCCATCCCAATACGTGAAACTAAATGTGGGCGGGACGTTATTTTATACCACCATCGGAACCCTCACGAAGAGTGATAACATGCTCAGAACTATGTTCAGTGGCAGGATGGAAGTGCTTACTGACTCGGAGG GCTGGATATTGATTGACCGCTGCGGGAAGCATTTCGGTACAATACTGAATTACCTGCGCGACGGCACTGTGGCGCTGCCAGACAGCTACCGGGAGATCATGGAGCTTCTGGCCGAAGCTAAGTACTTCCTCATTGAAGAGCTGACCGAGTCCTGCCAGCAAGCATTGCAGAAGAAAGAAAGAGAGGCTGAACCTATATGCAGAGTGCCCCTCATCACATCCCACAAGGAGGAGCAGCTTCTTATCATGTCTACTTCTAAG CCTGTTGTGAAGCTACTAATTAATCGTCATAACAACAAGTACTCCTACACAAATACGTCTGACGATAACCTGCTGAAGAACATTGAACTGTTCGACAAACTCTCACTACGATTTAGTGGAAGAGTGCTCTTCATCAAAGATGTCATCGGCTCTAACGAAATATGCTGCTGGTCATTCTTCGGACACGGCAAGAAATGTGCCGAGGTGTGCTGCACATCCATTGTCTATGCAACTGATAAGAAGCACACAAAAGTAGAGTTCCCGGAGGCTAGGATTTATGAGGAATCTCTTGGCAttttgttgtatgagagccgGAATGGGCCTGATCAGGACTTGATACAAGCGACGTCGTCGCGGGGCGCGGTCGGCGGCCTGTCGTGCACCAGCGACGAGGAGGAAGAGCGCTCCGGACTCGCGCGACTCAGATCAAATAAGCAGAATAATCAATCTTAG